A genomic region of Leptolyngbya sp. NIES-2104 contains the following coding sequences:
- a CDS encoding ATP-dependent 6-phosphofructokinase produces the protein MGEVKRIGILTSGGDCAGLNAVIRAVVFRATEYDWKVLGISRATNGLMARPPEFTPLEIEKVDRSLTHGGTFLGTTNKGNPFAFPMPDGQILDRSEEIIEGYRMLGLDAMIGIGGDGSMAILRKLAQQGGMNLVTIPKTIDNDVDITERSIGFDTAVNIATEALDRLHFTAASHSRVMILEVMGRDAGHIAISAGIAGGADVILIPEIPYKISNLCRRLDERQAQGKNYSLIIVSEAVKTESGDAISCVHAHGEQRYGGIGQYLADSIHACNGAETRVMVLGHVQRGGTPSPLDRLLASVFGVAAVDLIAEGKFDRMVGWHDRRVIDVPIQNAIARYCVVDPESTLVKTARGLGIYLGD, from the coding sequence ATGGGCGAAGTCAAACGGATTGGAATTTTAACCAGCGGTGGCGATTGTGCCGGACTGAATGCGGTAATTCGAGCGGTTGTGTTTCGGGCGACTGAATACGATTGGAAAGTGCTCGGAATTTCTCGCGCTACGAATGGATTGATGGCACGACCCCCAGAGTTTACACCGCTAGAAATTGAGAAAGTCGATCGCAGTCTCACCCACGGCGGCACCTTTTTAGGAACGACCAATAAAGGTAATCCGTTTGCGTTTCCGATGCCTGATGGACAAATTCTCGATCGCTCTGAAGAAATCATCGAAGGCTATCGAATGTTAGGACTCGATGCGATGATTGGAATCGGTGGCGATGGAAGTATGGCGATTCTTCGCAAGTTAGCACAACAAGGCGGAATGAATCTCGTCACCATTCCGAAAACGATCGATAACGATGTTGACATCACAGAGCGATCGATTGGTTTTGATACCGCTGTGAACATTGCGACCGAAGCGCTCGATCGATTGCATTTCACAGCAGCGAGTCATTCACGAGTGATGATTCTCGAAGTGATGGGACGCGATGCGGGACACATTGCGATTAGTGCTGGAATTGCTGGCGGTGCAGATGTGATTTTGATTCCTGAAATTCCCTACAAGATTAGCAATCTCTGTCGCAGATTAGATGAGCGACAAGCCCAAGGCAAGAACTATTCATTGATCATTGTTTCGGAAGCAGTGAAAACTGAATCGGGGGATGCGATTAGCTGTGTTCATGCTCACGGAGAACAGCGATATGGTGGGATTGGACAATACTTAGCAGATAGTATTCATGCTTGTAATGGAGCCGAAACGCGGGTGATGGTTCTAGGGCATGTTCAGCGAGGTGGAACCCCGTCACCGCTCGATCGCTTACTCGCGTCTGTCTTCGGAGTTGCAGCAGTGGATCTGATTGCAGAAGGAAAGTTCGATCGCATGGTGGGATGGCACGATCGACGAGTGATCGATGTTCCAATTCAGAATGCAATTGCGCGGTATTGTGTGGTTGATCCAGAAAGTACACTGGTGAAAACTGCACGCGGATTAGGGATCTACTTGGGAGACTGA
- the era gene encoding GTPase Era: protein MSEETDIYTPIPTAPENFRSGFVGIIGRPNVGKSTIMNFLVGQKIAITSPVAQTTRNRLRGILTTPEAQIIFVDTPGIHKPHHQLGQVLVKNAQSAINAVDVVLFVVDCATELGGGDRYIAELLHQTETPVILGLNKADQQTDEQFDDRYRELAAERDWTIAKFSALKGDGMEELQRSIIENLEPGPYYYPPDLVTDQPERFIMGELIREQILLLTREEVPHSVAIEIEKVVEEPKLTRVFAAINVERPSQKAILLGKGGGMIKSIGTAAREQIQKLIDGQVYLELFVKVMPKWRQSRVRLAEFGYRVED from the coding sequence ATGTCAGAAGAAACAGACATTTATACCCCAATTCCTACGGCTCCAGAGAACTTTCGATCGGGCTTCGTTGGCATTATCGGTCGCCCGAATGTCGGCAAGTCTACGATCATGAATTTCCTCGTAGGTCAAAAGATCGCGATTACGTCTCCGGTCGCCCAAACCACCCGTAATCGATTACGCGGCATTCTCACCACTCCAGAAGCGCAAATCATTTTCGTAGACACTCCCGGAATTCACAAACCGCATCACCAACTCGGACAAGTGTTAGTCAAGAATGCTCAGAGCGCGATCAACGCGGTTGATGTGGTTCTATTTGTAGTGGATTGTGCGACAGAACTGGGTGGAGGCGATCGCTATATTGCAGAGTTGCTACACCAGACTGAAACCCCGGTAATTCTAGGATTAAATAAAGCCGATCAACAGACCGATGAACAATTTGACGATCGCTATCGGGAACTCGCTGCCGAACGAGACTGGACGATCGCGAAATTTTCCGCCCTCAAAGGCGATGGAATGGAAGAATTGCAGCGATCGATTATCGAAAATTTAGAACCTGGACCGTACTACTATCCGCCCGATTTAGTCACGGATCAGCCCGAACGGTTCATCATGGGCGAACTGATTCGAGAACAAATTCTGCTGCTCACTCGTGAAGAAGTGCCGCATTCAGTCGCGATCGAGATTGAAAAAGTCGTTGAAGAGCCGAAACTCACACGGGTCTTTGCGGCGATTAATGTGGAGCGTCCTTCACAAAAAGCGATTTTGTTAGGGAAAGGCGGCGGAATGATTAAATCGATCGGCACTGCTGCCCGTGAACAAATCCAGAAATTGATCGACGGTCAGGTCTATCTGGAATTGTTTGTGAAAGTGATGCCGAAGTGGAGGCAATCGCGGGTACGGTTGGCGGAATTTGGGTATCGGGTGGAGGATTAA
- the murA gene encoding UDP-N-acetylglucosamine 1-carboxyvinyltransferase, which translates to MPTQEDRPITPSPSLSNSQSSPEDHQPVLHIWGKQPLSGHVTISGAKNSALVLMAGSILCSGTCRLRNVPSLLDITRIGEILSALGVKVSHSQGILDLDASEITQSKAPYDIVSKLRASFFVAGPLLARLGVAQVPLPGGCSIGDRPVDLHVKGLQALGAEVIIEHGVVNAHVRGNRKRLTGARIYLDFPSVGATENIMMAATLAEGETIIENAAQEPEVVDLANFCRAMGAQIRGAGTNRIVINGVEKLHEVDYSVVPDRIEAGTFLLAGAITRSEISLSPVVPDHLSAAIAKLHEIGVKVAIDAPDTVRVLPAGSFRGTDIETLPFPGFPTDLQAPFMSLLTLADGDSVITETLFENRLQHVAELNRMGADIRLKGNIAIVRGVPQLSGAPVQGTDLRASAALVIAGLAANGMTTVRGLNHLDRGYDNIEAKLRGLGAKIERGQEDAVLTAPVESKMVG; encoded by the coding sequence ATGCCTACTCAGGAGGACAGACCCATTACTCCCTCTCCCAGCTTGTCAAATTCTCAATCTTCACCGGAAGACCATCAGCCCGTCCTACATATCTGGGGAAAACAGCCCCTAAGTGGGCATGTCACTATCAGCGGCGCGAAAAATTCTGCGCTTGTGTTAATGGCAGGTTCGATTTTATGCTCAGGAACTTGTCGATTACGCAATGTGCCTTCGCTACTCGATATCACTCGAATTGGTGAGATCCTGTCTGCGTTAGGAGTGAAAGTTTCTCACAGCCAAGGCATTCTCGATCTGGATGCGTCTGAGATTACGCAGTCGAAAGCGCCTTACGATATTGTCAGTAAGCTCAGAGCCAGTTTCTTTGTCGCAGGTCCCCTCTTGGCGCGTTTAGGCGTGGCTCAGGTGCCATTGCCGGGAGGATGCTCGATCGGCGATCGACCTGTCGATTTGCACGTCAAAGGGCTGCAAGCGTTAGGCGCAGAAGTGATCATCGAACATGGAGTCGTGAATGCTCATGTGCGTGGGAATCGGAAGCGATTAACCGGAGCGAGAATCTATCTCGATTTTCCGAGCGTGGGCGCGACTGAAAACATCATGATGGCAGCGACTCTGGCGGAAGGAGAAACCATCATCGAGAACGCCGCCCAAGAACCGGAAGTCGTGGATTTAGCGAACTTCTGTCGGGCGATGGGCGCACAGATTCGAGGTGCAGGAACGAATCGGATCGTGATCAATGGCGTTGAAAAACTGCATGAGGTCGATTATTCGGTCGTGCCCGATCGCATTGAAGCCGGAACATTTTTGCTGGCAGGCGCGATTACTCGATCGGAAATTAGCCTGTCTCCGGTCGTTCCGGATCATTTGAGTGCTGCGATCGCAAAACTGCACGAAATCGGGGTGAAAGTCGCGATCGATGCTCCGGATACCGTTCGGGTGCTACCTGCTGGATCATTCCGAGGCACCGACATCGAAACGCTGCCATTCCCAGGATTTCCGACCGATTTACAAGCGCCGTTTATGTCACTGTTGACGTTGGCAGACGGCGATAGTGTGATTACGGAAACGCTGTTCGAGAATCGCCTTCAGCATGTGGCGGAACTGAATCGAATGGGCGCGGATATTCGTCTAAAAGGCAATATTGCGATCGTGCGGGGTGTGCCTCAGTTGTCGGGTGCGCCTGTTCAGGGAACGGATTTACGCGCATCGGCGGCGTTAGTGATTGCAGGGTTGGCGGCAAATGGCATGACCACGGTGCGAGGATTGAATCATCTCGATCGGGGTTATGACAATATTGAGGCGAAGTTGCGGGGACTGGGCGCGAAGATTGAACGCGGTCAGGAGGATGCGGTGCTGACGGCTCCAGTGGAATCGAAAATGGTCGGGTAG
- the mdh gene encoding malate dehydrogenase gives MASPTCTQFRVSVIGAGNVGSTLAQRVAEKNLADVVLLDVIQGRPQGLALDLMEARGVERHDRQIIGTNDYQDTAGSDVIVITAGIPRKPGMSRDDLLRTNAKIVRETVKSAIVYSPNAVLIVVTNPLDVMTHIAWEASGLPPKQVMGMAGVLDSARFQTFIAMELDVSIADISATVLGGHGDLMVPLPKYSTVNGIPIDQLLPESTIAQLIDRTRNGGAEIVELMQTGSAFYAPASSACVMVEAILYNKSRLLPIAAYLQGEYGLNDVFIGVPCRLGCQGIQTILELDLTEAEQAALHRSAASVRENVERANQLLAATV, from the coding sequence ATGGCTTCTCCGACTTGTACCCAATTTCGCGTTTCTGTGATCGGAGCCGGAAATGTTGGAAGCACCCTCGCTCAAAGAGTCGCTGAGAAGAATCTAGCCGATGTGGTACTGCTCGATGTGATTCAAGGTCGTCCTCAAGGATTAGCGCTCGATCTGATGGAAGCGCGAGGAGTCGAACGGCACGATCGACAAATTATCGGTACAAACGATTACCAAGATACGGCTGGCTCTGATGTCATTGTGATTACCGCTGGTATTCCTCGCAAACCGGGAATGAGTCGAGATGATTTACTGCGGACAAATGCGAAGATTGTCCGGGAAACTGTCAAAAGCGCGATCGTATATTCCCCGAATGCTGTGCTTATCGTCGTAACCAATCCGCTCGATGTCATGACTCACATTGCCTGGGAAGCCAGCGGACTGCCACCAAAACAAGTAATGGGAATGGCAGGCGTACTCGATTCGGCGCGATTTCAGACCTTTATTGCGATGGAATTGGATGTGTCGATCGCGGATATCAGCGCGACAGTTCTCGGTGGACATGGTGATTTGATGGTGCCACTGCCGAAATATTCCACAGTGAACGGGATTCCGATCGATCAACTGTTGCCGGAATCGACGATCGCGCAACTCATCGATCGGACTCGCAACGGAGGCGCAGAGATTGTAGAACTGATGCAAACCGGAAGTGCGTTCTATGCGCCTGCGTCATCGGCTTGTGTGATGGTCGAAGCGATCCTTTACAACAAATCCCGCCTGTTACCGATCGCTGCCTACCTCCAGGGCGAATATGGCTTGAATGATGTCTTTATCGGCGTACCGTGTCGATTGGGATGTCAAGGAATTCAAACAATTCTGGAATTGGACTTAACCGAGGCAGAACAAGCAGCATTACATCGTTCTGCTGCATCGGTGCGGGAAAATGTCGAGCGTGCAAATCAGCTTTTAGCGGCTACAGTGTAG
- the glgX gene encoding glycogen debranching protein GlgX translates to MYAPIWTGKVYPLGAAWDGKGTNFSIFSEHATGVEVCLFDAQGEELRLPLYEGENFLWHGYVPGIAPGQRYGFRVHGPWQPEQGHRFNANKLLIDPYAKAIEGYVQQGEATFSYRWDDPAADLGFSELDSADLMPKCIVVDQGFNWEGDQLLQTPWNETVIYEMHVKGFTQKHPEIPEHLRGTYAGLAHPAAIAHLQSLGVTAVELMPVHHFLAHPGHLASKDLSNYWGYDSINYFSPHSGYSSDKTPGGQVQEFKEMVKALHKAGIEVILDVVYNHTGEGNHAGPTLSLKGIDNKTYYRLVEGNERYYMDFTGCGNSLNVQSPQVLKLIMDSLRYWVTEMHIDGFRFDLASALARELYAVDNLASFFDIIHQDPILAGVKLIAEPWDIGDGGYQVGNFPVLWSEWNGRYRDEMRDFWRGQDGKLGDFGYRFTGSPDLYQLNGRRPHASINFLTAHDGFTLRDLVSYNEKHNLANGEDNRDGESHNRSWNCGIEGETDNAEVLRLRERQQRNMLSTLMLSQGIPMIVMGDEMGRTQSGNNNAYCQDNELSWLDWDLCDRNKDLLNFTRELIHFRQEHPVFRRQRWFQGQAIHGSSVSDIAWFNLDGNDMTEEQWGNGYSKTIAVFLNGNELPDRGPKGGRIRDNNFLLLFNAHWEMLEFTLPARLRQRKWSALINTKEPRFITEKITFSGTKTVPVMGRSLVVLQSGI, encoded by the coding sequence ATGTACGCACCCATTTGGACGGGAAAAGTCTATCCGTTAGGCGCAGCCTGGGACGGAAAAGGAACTAACTTTTCGATCTTTTCTGAACATGCAACTGGTGTCGAAGTTTGTTTGTTCGATGCTCAAGGTGAAGAGCTACGGTTGCCTCTGTATGAAGGCGAGAATTTCCTTTGGCATGGTTATGTTCCTGGAATTGCGCCAGGTCAGCGATATGGCTTTCGTGTACATGGACCTTGGCAACCTGAACAAGGACATCGATTTAATGCAAACAAGCTTTTGATTGACCCTTACGCAAAAGCGATCGAGGGCTATGTTCAACAAGGCGAAGCAACCTTTAGCTACCGCTGGGATGATCCTGCCGCAGATTTAGGATTTTCTGAGTTAGATAGTGCTGATCTGATGCCGAAGTGCATTGTGGTGGATCAAGGCTTTAATTGGGAAGGGGATCAGCTTTTACAAACTCCCTGGAACGAGACAGTCATTTATGAGATGCACGTTAAAGGTTTTACTCAGAAGCATCCTGAGATTCCAGAACATCTACGCGGAACTTATGCAGGACTCGCACATCCAGCCGCGATCGCGCATTTGCAATCGTTAGGAGTCACGGCAGTTGAATTAATGCCTGTGCATCACTTCTTAGCTCATCCGGGTCACTTAGCGAGTAAAGACTTATCGAACTATTGGGGCTACGATTCGATCAATTATTTTTCACCGCATTCGGGCTATAGTTCTGACAAGACTCCAGGCGGACAGGTGCAAGAATTCAAAGAGATGGTGAAAGCTCTGCACAAAGCTGGGATCGAAGTTATTTTAGATGTCGTTTACAATCACACTGGCGAAGGAAATCACGCAGGTCCAACCCTTTCACTAAAAGGAATTGACAACAAAACGTACTACCGCCTAGTCGAAGGAAATGAGCGGTACTACATGGACTTTACCGGATGTGGTAACTCGCTCAATGTGCAAAGTCCTCAAGTGCTAAAGCTGATCATGGATAGCTTGCGCTACTGGGTGACAGAAATGCACATTGACGGCTTCCGATTTGATCTCGCTTCTGCACTTGCACGAGAACTCTACGCCGTTGATAACTTAGCCTCGTTCTTCGATATCATTCACCAAGACCCAATTCTGGCAGGTGTGAAGTTGATTGCTGAACCTTGGGACATTGGGGACGGCGGCTATCAGGTCGGAAACTTCCCGGTGCTGTGGTCAGAGTGGAATGGTCGCTATCGGGATGAAATGCGCGATTTTTGGCGGGGTCAAGATGGTAAGCTTGGTGACTTTGGCTATCGATTCACAGGTAGTCCAGACCTCTATCAATTAAACGGTCGCAGACCTCATGCCAGCATTAATTTTCTGACAGCACATGATGGATTTACCTTGCGGGATTTAGTCAGCTACAACGAGAAACACAATCTAGCCAACGGTGAAGATAACCGGGATGGAGAAAGTCACAATCGATCGTGGAATTGTGGCATCGAAGGCGAAACTGATAATGCGGAAGTGCTACGCCTCAGAGAACGTCAACAGCGAAATATGTTATCGACGCTGATGCTGTCTCAAGGGATTCCGATGATTGTGATGGGTGATGAAATGGGTCGCACTCAATCTGGCAATAACAATGCGTACTGTCAGGATAATGAGCTATCTTGGCTCGATTGGGACTTATGCGATCGCAATAAAGACCTGCTCAATTTCACCCGCGAATTGATTCATTTCCGCCAAGAACACCCCGTTTTTCGCCGTCAACGCTGGTTCCAAGGACAAGCGATTCACGGTTCAAGCGTAAGCGATATTGCTTGGTTTAATCTCGATGGCAACGACATGACCGAAGAGCAATGGGGTAACGGCTACTCGAAAACGATCGCGGTGTTCCTGAACGGAAACGAACTTCCCGATCGCGGTCCCAAAGGCGGACGCATTCGAGATAATAACTTCCTATTGCTCTTCAATGCTCACTGGGAAATGCTCGAATTTACCCTTCCCGCCCGCTTACGACAACGCAAATGGTCTGCTCTTATCAACACCAAAGAGCCGCGCTTTATCACCGAGAAGATTACCTTCTCAGGAACAAAGACGGTTCCGGTAATGGGTCGATCGCTGGTTGTTCTGCAATCGGGCATCTAA
- a CDS encoding DUF433 domain-containing protein yields MEIAPHINIDPAICGGVPVITGTRIPVAIIIGALASEMTETEVMEDYVLTREQIKAALAYAADMVKHVEAFPIGA; encoded by the coding sequence ATGGAAATTGCCCCACACATTAACATTGATCCTGCTATTTGCGGCGGCGTACCCGTAATTACTGGAACTCGAATTCCTGTTGCGATCATCATTGGTGCTCTTGCCAGCGAAATGACCGAAACGGAAGTGATGGAGGACTATGTTTTAACAAGAGAGCAAATCAAAGCCGCACTTGCCTATGCTGCTGATATGGTGAAGCACGTTGAAGCTTTCCCCATCGGAGCTTAA
- a CDS encoding DUF5615 family PIN-like protein — MNFLVDENMPRPLAAKIAELGFQVQDVRDIGLTGHSDDEVMQAAIAADAIIITADRRFADPRSWAEAFTAGVIFINLPGGTSTKTIVAKVLDLLQNRTPDSLLGAYTTVELRRSLSRPIRPR; from the coding sequence GTGAACTTTCTTGTCGATGAAAATATGCCCAGACCACTTGCGGCGAAGATTGCCGAATTGGGATTTCAAGTTCAAGATGTACGCGACATTGGGCTGACAGGGCATTCCGATGATGAAGTGATGCAAGCCGCTATTGCGGCTGATGCAATCATCATTACAGCAGATCGTCGCTTTGCTGATCCACGTAGTTGGGCAGAAGCATTCACCGCAGGTGTCATCTTCATCAACTTACCAGGAGGAACATCGACGAAAACCATAGTTGCGAAAGTTCTCGACCTGCTTCAAAATCGTACTCCTGATTCTCTACTTGGAGCCTACACTACAGTAGAACTCAGACGTTCACTTTCTCGCCCGATTCGACCGCGTTAG
- a CDS encoding D-alanine--D-alanine ligase family protein, with product MTKLKVGLLFGGRSGEHEVSIASARSIAQALSDPANAEKYDLMPFYIQKDGQWRSPDIARSVLESGAIDCEDSATNLWQFPSEAAQVDVWFPILHGPNGEDGTIQGLLTLMQKPFVGSSVLGSSVGMDKLAMKTAFAQAGLPQVKYLGVSRSEIYSNPCVFPKLCDRIETELGYPCFIKPANLGSSVGISKVRTRAELEAALDSAASYDRRIIVEAGVVAREVECAVLGNEQAKASVVGEIRFDSDFYDYETKYTAGKSSHVIPAQLPAEITSLIQERALQAFQAVDASGLSRVDFFYVESTGEVLINEINTLPGFTATSMYPMMWEASGVSYPNLVDRLIQLALE from the coding sequence ATGACGAAGCTAAAAGTAGGATTGCTATTTGGTGGGCGTTCTGGCGAACATGAAGTCTCGATCGCATCGGCTCGATCGATTGCTCAAGCCCTCAGCGATCCTGCCAATGCCGAGAAATATGATCTGATGCCGTTCTACATTCAGAAAGACGGACAATGGCGATCGCCCGATATTGCTCGATCGGTTTTAGAATCAGGTGCAATTGACTGTGAAGATAGCGCCACGAATCTCTGGCAATTTCCGTCTGAAGCGGCTCAAGTCGATGTTTGGTTTCCGATTCTGCACGGTCCGAATGGTGAAGATGGAACGATTCAGGGTTTGCTGACTTTGATGCAGAAACCGTTTGTCGGTTCTAGTGTGTTGGGGTCTTCGGTCGGGATGGATAAGCTGGCGATGAAAACCGCGTTTGCTCAGGCGGGCTTGCCGCAGGTGAAATATTTGGGAGTCAGTCGATCGGAAATCTACTCGAATCCTTGTGTGTTTCCGAAATTGTGCGATCGCATCGAAACGGAACTCGGTTATCCCTGCTTTATCAAACCTGCAAACTTAGGATCATCAGTTGGCATCTCGAAAGTTCGGACTCGTGCAGAGTTAGAAGCGGCGTTAGATAGTGCTGCGAGTTACGATCGACGAATCATCGTCGAAGCGGGAGTCGTGGCGCGTGAAGTCGAATGTGCGGTGTTAGGAAATGAGCAAGCGAAAGCTTCGGTGGTGGGTGAAATTCGGTTTGATAGCGACTTTTATGATTACGAAACGAAGTACACCGCAGGCAAATCGAGCCATGTGATTCCCGCTCAACTTCCGGCAGAAATTACGAGCTTAATTCAGGAACGAGCATTGCAGGCTTTTCAGGCGGTTGATGCTTCGGGTTTAAGTCGCGTTGACTTTTTCTATGTGGAATCGACGGGTGAAGTGTTAATCAATGAAATCAATACGCTGCCTGGATTCACGGCAACAAGTATGTATCCGATGATGTGGGAAGCATCTGGAGTGTCTTATCCGAATTTAGTCGATCGATTGATTCAACTTGCTCTTGAATAG
- a CDS encoding TauD/TfdA family dioxygenase, with product MSNKYIEVKQVSGFIGAEISGVDLSQALHDDAVREIREALLKWKVIFFRNQNIDHAAQIAFTARFGEVTYAHPHEDDPIKGFQEIMPVDRRRFDRKNGLRKTSYEHHWHTDVTAAINPPAASVLRAVNVPSFGGDTTWTNLVAAYEGLSAPLRALADTLKAEHRFNARSDVPSKSKFAQRIAANPLVSIHPVVRVHPETGGRALYVNPGFTSHIVDVSQQESDLLLELFFNQITKPAYTTRFRWNNGDIAFWDNRATAHLAPQDLDHIEVERVLYRTTITGDVPVGVDGFRSQIVEGEMFSAKVPTVLQESFDTKLSTLVH from the coding sequence ATGAGTAACAAATATATTGAAGTCAAACAAGTTTCTGGGTTTATTGGGGCTGAGATTAGCGGGGTCGATCTTTCACAGGCTTTGCACGATGATGCTGTTCGAGAAATTCGGGAAGCTTTGCTGAAGTGGAAGGTCATCTTCTTCCGCAATCAGAACATTGATCATGCCGCTCAGATTGCTTTTACGGCTCGGTTTGGCGAAGTCACTTACGCCCATCCGCATGAAGACGACCCGATCAAAGGGTTTCAGGAAATCATGCCCGTTGATCGTCGTCGCTTCGATCGCAAAAATGGCTTGCGGAAAACGAGCTACGAACATCACTGGCATACAGATGTTACAGCAGCCATTAACCCACCCGCAGCATCCGTTTTACGGGCTGTGAACGTTCCAAGCTTTGGAGGTGACACGACTTGGACAAATTTAGTGGCTGCTTATGAAGGTCTGTCTGCTCCACTCCGGGCATTAGCAGACACGCTCAAAGCTGAACATCGGTTTAATGCGCGATCGGATGTTCCTAGCAAGAGTAAGTTTGCTCAACGCATTGCGGCAAATCCACTCGTTTCGATTCATCCGGTCGTCAGAGTGCATCCTGAGACCGGAGGACGAGCACTGTACGTCAATCCTGGCTTTACCTCACACATTGTCGATGTCTCGCAGCAAGAGAGCGACTTGCTTCTAGAGCTATTCTTTAACCAAATCACAAAGCCCGCCTACACCACTCGATTTCGCTGGAACAATGGTGATATTGCATTCTGGGACAATCGCGCTACGGCTCATTTAGCTCCACAGGATTTAGATCATATTGAAGTTGAGCGCGTTCTCTACCGCACCACGATTACTGGAGATGTTCCCGTTGGAGTGGATGGATTTCGATCGCAAATCGTAGAAGGTGAAATGTTCAGCGCTAAAGTCCCGACAGTCTTGCAAGAAAGTTTCGATACAAAGCTCAGTACTCTGGTCCATTAA
- a CDS encoding alpha/beta hydrolase, whose translation MHHTQGFFKSVGGLKLHYQSCQPQHQTQAIVILLHGLGSHSGRFNNVIQYLVPAGYTVYALDLRGHGRSTGLRGHLNDWSEYRADLSRFLQVIDEQCSNCPRFVLGHSLGGMIALDYGLRFPTALQGIITIAPALGLNGISSTKLWLANTFSRIAPRFRLKVGIDLEAISRDREVLNDCTQDPLVHSIASARFGSELFKTIAWVESQAANLQVPLLILHGGDDVVAHPEGSQAFFEQLTLSDKERHEYPGSRHAPHNDINYEELLIDLERWLDRQIQQTTRLQSVC comes from the coding sequence ATGCACCACACTCAAGGGTTCTTCAAAAGCGTTGGAGGACTCAAACTTCACTATCAATCTTGTCAGCCTCAGCATCAAACTCAGGCTATCGTAATTCTGCTACACGGACTTGGAAGCCACAGCGGGCGATTTAACAATGTTATTCAATACCTCGTTCCTGCTGGCTATACCGTTTATGCGCTCGACTTACGCGGACATGGGCGATCGACGGGTTTGCGCGGACATCTCAATGATTGGTCTGAGTACCGCGCTGATCTGAGTCGCTTTCTTCAGGTCATCGACGAACAATGCTCAAATTGTCCACGTTTTGTTTTAGGGCATAGTTTGGGGGGAATGATTGCTTTAGACTATGGTTTGCGGTTTCCCACTGCACTACAAGGCATCATTACGATCGCGCCTGCACTCGGTCTAAACGGCATTTCATCAACCAAATTGTGGTTAGCAAACACATTCTCACGCATTGCACCGCGTTTCAGGCTCAAGGTCGGCATTGATCTCGAAGCAATCTCACGCGATCGAGAAGTGCTGAATGATTGCACTCAAGATCCGCTCGTGCATTCGATCGCCAGTGCGCGATTTGGCTCTGAGTTGTTTAAGACGATCGCTTGGGTGGAATCTCAGGCAGCAAATTTACAAGTGCCATTGTTGATTCTGCATGGCGGAGATGATGTTGTCGCGCATCCTGAAGGAAGTCAGGCATTCTTTGAGCAACTGACGTTATCGGATAAAGAACGACACGAGTATCCGGGTAGTCGTCATGCTCCGCACAATGATATTAACTATGAGGAACTGTTGATTGATCTAGAACGTTGGCTCGATCGACAAATTCAACAAACTACCCGACTACAATCTGTGTGCTGA
- a CDS encoding DUF1003 domain-containing protein yields the protein MKRPQSNHLNQQQSILESAPPKPTRGQRLADAMASKVGSWAFIGTQSVILAGWIGANSIPGAPHWDESPFILLNLVFSFASAYTAPVVLMSQNRQSEEDRYSAMMNHKVNLHVAQEIERLHQKIDDLQTRQLTELSQLLEKQPEAMSTQRDRLPSKIYLVAQANQNGVAKDNRKPKTVSVLLPQSVFNAQTTDTVLPSHLQTKQKFEVSIDNCAIANSLNRTVIKNGDRQHS from the coding sequence ATGAAACGTCCACAATCAAACCACTTGAATCAACAGCAATCAATCTTAGAATCGGCTCCCCCCAAGCCGACCCGTGGGCAACGTCTCGCCGATGCAATGGCTTCTAAAGTTGGCTCCTGGGCATTTATTGGAACCCAGAGCGTCATCTTGGCAGGCTGGATTGGAGCAAACTCGATTCCAGGTGCACCCCATTGGGACGAATCCCCCTTCATTCTGCTGAATCTAGTGTTTTCCTTCGCCTCGGCTTACACTGCACCGGTTGTGTTGATGAGTCAGAATCGCCAGTCTGAAGAAGACCGCTACTCTGCCATGATGAACCACAAAGTTAACTTACACGTGGCGCAAGAGATCGAGCGATTGCATCAGAAAATTGACGATTTACAAACACGGCAACTGACCGAGCTTTCTCAGCTATTGGAAAAACAGCCGGAAGCAATGTCAACTCAACGCGATCGACTACCAAGCAAAATTTACTTGGTTGCCCAAGCAAATCAGAACGGAGTTGCAAAAGACAATCGCAAGCCCAAAACGGTGTCTGTGTTGTTGCCTCAATCGGTGTTCAATGCTCAGACAACAGATACGGTTTTGCCGTCTCATCTGCAAACCAAGCAGAAGTTTGAGGTGTCGATCGACAATTGTGCGATCGCAAATTCGCTCAATCGAACCGTCATTAAAAACGGCGATCGACAACATTCTTAA